The genomic stretch TCTGCGCCGTCACACTCGCCTGGTTTGGCGCCTTGCTCGTCGAAACGGCGCCAGCCGGTACCGCGCTGCCCTGGGCGTTCCGGCAGCAGGCGCTTTATCTCACGGGCCTGTGGTCCTTCACGCTGATGTCGCTGATCATGGTGCTGGCAACACGGCCCACCTGGCTTGAAGCGCCACTGGGCGGCATGGACCGCATCTATCGCATCCATAAATGGGCAGGCATCCTCGCCGTGCTCTTCGCCGCCGCGCACTGGCTGATCGAGATGGCGGACGACGTGATCAAGGCCCTCTTCGGCCGCGAAGGCCGCATACCAGGGAACCACGACGGCGGCTTTGTCGCCTTGATGCAGGATGTCGGCGAGGATCTTGGCGAATGGGCAATCTATGCCTTGCTGGCCATGCTGCTCATCACCCTGTGGCGCAAATTCCCCTACCATCTCTGGCGCTATCTGCATCATGTGATGCCTGTGCTCTACCTGATGCTGGCAATCCATGTCGCCTTTCTTGCACCCACGGTGTGGTGGTCGCAACCGGTCGGGTGGATGCTCGCAGTGCTCATCACGGTGGGCGTTGCGGCAAGCGTGGTGTCGCTGACAGGGCGCATCGGCAGACGCCGCCGCGTCGCCGGTACGATCGAGTCGGTGCATGCCACGGCCGATGGCATCTGCGAACTCGACTGTCTGCTGGACCCGCAATGGAAAGGTCATCGCGCCGGACAGTTTGCATTCGTGACCTTCGATGCCATCGAAGGCGCCCACCCCTTCACCATCGCCAGCGCCGACCGTGGCGATCATCATGTCCATTTCAAGATCAAGGCGCTGGGCGACTACACCCGTGGTCTGGAGCGAAAGCTGCGAGCCGGACAGCCGGTTCAGGTCGAAGGCCCTTACGGCCGCTTCGACTTCCGCCGCGCGTCACGCAAGGCAGCGCAGATCTGGATTGCCGGTGGCATTGGCGTCACGCCTTTCATCGCCTGGCTCGAATCGCTGCAGGACGCGCCCGGCAGTGCGCCCGAGGTCGATCTCTACTACAGCACCCGGTGCCGCGACGACGATCCCTTCGTCAGCCGCCTGGAATCGCTGTGCGCGGGCCTCGCGTCGGTCAGGCTGCATGTCGTCAGCACCGACCGCGACCCGGTGCTGAACGCCGAGTTGCTGCAGCGGCAGCACGGCTCGGCAAAGCGCACCGAGCTCTGGTTCTGCGGTCCGCGCGCATTCGGAGAAGCTCTGCGCACGGGCGTCATCCGCCTCGGGATGCGAGGCGTACGCTTTCACCAGGAAGCATTCGAGATGCGGTAACGACGCCGAAACCGCATGGGCGAGCGTGATCGAAGGCGATGATCGCGGCCGTCCATGCGTTGCGACTTGCCATGACGCAAATCGCTGCCTTATAGTGCGGCACATGAAACCCGAACGCGACCGCCCCTCTCCGTCGCTTCGCCTCCTGCCGGCGGGTGTGCTGCTGCACGCCCGACTGCTGCGCCCCGCGCGCTGAATACATTCCCCCCTCCCTTCGTGCCACACCCCACTGCCCGCGCACCCATGCAGGCAGTCGAGCCGTATACGCAATCAGACCTTAGCCGGAGCCGACCATGAAAGACGCCTTGATCATTTTCGATACCACCTTGCGCGATGGCGAACAAAGCCCGGGCGCTTCGATGACCCGTGACGAAAAGCTGCGCATTGCCCGCCAACTCGAGCGCATGCGTGTTGACGTGATCGAGGCCGGCTTTGCGGCGGCCTCGAACGGTGACTTCGAAGCCGTTCGAACCATTGCCGAGGCGATCAAGGAATCCACCGTGTGCTCGCTCGCACGCGCCAACGAGAACGATATCCGGCGCTCTGGCGAAGCCATCCGCCCCGCCGCCCGCGGCCGCATCCACACCTTCATCGCGACCAGCCCGATCCACATGGAGAAGAAGCTGCGCATGACGCCGGATCAGGTGGTGGAGCAGGCAGTGAAGGCCATCGGCTGGGCCCGCGAATACACCGACGACGTCGAGTTCTCCGCTGAAGATGCCGGCCGCTCGGAAATCGATTTCCTGGTGCGGATTTTCGACGAGGTGATCAAGGCCGGCGCGAAGACCATCAACGTACCCGACACCGTCGGCTACAACGTCCCGGAACAATATGCCGCCACCATCCGCACGCTGATCGAGCGCGTGCCGAACTCGGACAAGGTGATCTGGTCGGTGCACTGCCACAACGACCTCGGCCTTGCGGTCTCCAACTCGCTGGCTGCAGTCATGGCCGGTGCGCGTCAGGTGGAATGCACCATCAACGGCCTCGGCGAGCGTGCAGGCAACGCCTCGCTCGAAGAGATCGTCATGGCCGTGCGCACCCGGGCCGACGTGTTTCCGGTCGAGTCCCGCATCGACACCACCCAGATCGTGCCTGCGTCGCGCCTGGTGTCGCAGATCACCGGCTACCCGGTGCAGCCGAACAAGGCCATCGTCGGCGCAAACGCCTTCGCGCACGAATCCGGCATTCACCAGGACGGCGTGCTCAAGCATCGCGAAACCTACGAGATCATGCGTGCCGAGGATGTGGGCTGGGGCGCAAACAAGCTCGTGCTCGGCAAGCACTCTGGGCGCAACGCCTTCCGCGCACGCCTGCTGGAACTCGGCATCGAGATCGGTTCCGAAGAACAGCTCAACCTCGCCTTTGCCCGCTTCAAGGAACTGGCGGACAAGAAGCATGAAATCTTCGACCAGGACCTGCACGCACTCGCCAGCGACGAAGCAATCACCCCCGAGTTCGAGCACTACCGTCTGGTATCCACCCGCTTCCACTCCGAGACGGGCGAGACGCCGCTGGCCGAGATCACTCTGACCGCGGGTGGCCGTGAAACCCACAGCAAGTCGAGCGGCTCGGGCCCGGTCGACGCCGCCTTCAAGGCCATCGAATCAGTCGCAGCCAGCGGCACCGAACTGCTGCTGTACTCGGTGAACGCCATCACCACCGGCACCGATGCCCAGGGCGAAGTGACCGTGCGTCTCGCGCGCGACGGGCGCATCGTCAATGGACAGGGCTCAGACACCGACATCATCGTCGCCTCGGCGAAAGCCTATCTGAACGCGCTGAACAAACTGCACGCCGGCAGCGAGAAGCTCAATCCGCAGGTGTAAGCCAGGCCCGCGCCAGCTGCAGGTTCAGTCTTCAGTCCTGCGGTTGGCGCGACGGCGCCGTATTGCGTGCGTAGAACATGGTGCTGAGGAACAGCACGATGGACAGCGCCACCTCGATATAGGCCAGCGTGCCGCTGAGCCCGGCATCGTTCGTGCGCAGCACGCCCTCGGTGAGGTAGAGCAACACCAGCATCGACATCCACTGGTAGGTATAACGCTTGCCACGCAGGATGCCGAATACGGCAAGCATCAGCGGCAGGACCTTGAGCATCATCCACGAACCGCCCGGACGCAGGGGCGCGAGCCACACCTCCCACAGCACGCACAGCGCGATCAGCGACAGGAGCGTGACGCTCGATATCAACGACAGTAGACGTGGGCTCATCGCGCACCTCCCAGCTTCAATGCAATCTCCGCAAGGCGACGCCCCTGAGCCTGCGCCAGCACGATTTCCTCTTCACTCAGCTGCGAAAACCCGTCCGCACCGGCGACATGGGTGACCCCGTAGGGCGTACCACCGCTACGCGTCGCATTGAGCGCGGGTTCAGTGTAAGGCAGCCCCACCAGCACCATGCCGTGATGCATCAGCGGCAGCATCATGGACAGCAGCGTCGACTCCTGGCCGCCGTGCTGGCTCGCGCTCGATGAGAACACGCAGGCAGGCTTGCCTGCGAGCGTGCCATTGACCCATGCGCCCGCAAGGCCATCCACGAAATACTTTACCGGCGCCGCCATATTGCCGAAGCGGGTCGGACTGCCGAGTGCCAGCCCGATGCACTCTTCGAGATCGCGCGCCTCTACATAGGGCGGGCCGTCGGCCGGAATGTCCGCCTCTACCGCCTCACACACGGCCGACACCTTGGGCACCGTGCGCACACGCGCTGCAACGCCCGGAACCTGATGGATACCACGGACGATTTGCTCGGCCAGCGCGCGAACCGAGCCGCGGTGGCTGTAATACAGCACGAGGATTTCCTGCATGACGAACCGAAGTGGATAGAATGCGCGGATTATACCTGCCCTCCCTGCCGGCCCCGACCGCTCAATCCACATGTCGCTGCAGTCACTCCGCGATTTCGCCGAGCTCTTCTCGGCGCGCTTCAATGCGACCCGCTGCCCGCAGGTTGCAAGCAGCCTGGCTTTCACCACCCTGCTTGCCCTGGTGCCGCTGATCACGGTCACACTTTCGGTGTTCAGCAACCTGCCGGGCATGGATCAGCTGGGCATCTCGCTCAAGATCTTCCTGCTCGAGAACCTGCTTCCAGACCGCGCGGGCAAGATCATCACCACCTACGCGATCCAGTTTTCGCAGAAAGCGGCCCGCATGACCCTGATCGGCACCGGCCTGCTCGCGGTGACGGCGCTGATGCTGCTGGCCACGATCGAACGCGTGTTCAATCACATCTGGGGCGTGCGCAAACCCCGGCCGATGCTGCTGCGGATCACTGTCTACTGGTTCATGCTCACTCTCGGCCCTGTCATCCTGGGCGGCAGCGTCTTCGCCACCGGCTACCTGGTCAGCTCCTCAATGGAGTGGTCCGCCCATCTGCCCTGGATCAGCGAGCTTTCGGCACGCACACTGCCACCGCTGCTACTGGGGGCCCTGTTCAGTTTTCTCTACTACGCCGTACCCAATCACCCGATCCGCCCGCTGCACGCAATTACCGGTGGGCTTTCGGCTGCGGTCGTGTTCTTCCTGATGCAGCGGGCCTTCGGCATGTTCCTCGCCCAGTTCCCCACCTACACGCTGATCTACGGGACCTTCGCCGTGCTGCCGATCTTTCTGGTGTGGCTCTATCTGTCGTGGATCGTGATCCTGCTTGGCGCCCTGGTGACAGCCACCCTGCCCGCCTTTCTGGAGCGACGTCTGCACGCGCCATGCTTTCCCGGCAGCGACGCCTGGGCTGCGGTCAGCGTGCTGCTCGAACTCGCACGGGCCCAGCAGGCCGGCAGAACCACACCGTTCAGCCAACTCCGTGACCACACCGGGCTCTCCGAACCCGAGGCTGAAACGCTGCTGGGAAAACTTGGCGAAACCGGATGGACGACACGCGCCGAAAGTGGCGAATGGGTGCTGACCCAGGCGCCGGAGCGTATTCCGTTGAGCGAGGTCATTCGCCGCTTCGCTCTCGACGATGTCGCGTGGCAAGCCGCGTCGGAGGGGAGCATCTCGGCCCTTGCGCAGCGCCTCGGGCACAGCCTCCGGATGGAAGGAGAAACGATCGCCAGCCTGATCTCGGCACAGGAAACCGGCGCACCGGACCAAGTACCGCCCGGCCAGCGCACAGATCAGATCGGATAGGGATCGATTTCGTAGCGGAAGAGCTCGATGCTGGCCGTCTGCATATCCAGCCCGAGTACCCGCCCCTGTGCAACGTAAAGGTGCTCACCGTCGTTGACCAGCGCAAAACGTCGCGACACATAGGTCCCGGCCGGCGCCACCAGTGCCTGGTGCTGCCTGACGGCCGCCAGGGGGGGCAGCATCAGCGCGGGTGTCATCTTGCGCACATCGCTGCCACGAAAGCCCACCTGGACCGCGCTGAAGCCCTGGGAGACCACCTGCAGACCGAGCTCGACCTGATCCGGGTTGTCGCTGCGAATCCAGCGCACCACGCAGACTGACCAGCCCAGAGAGGACTCACGACGCAGCGCCAGCAGCATGCCTGCCGACAGCGCGGAATCAACGCCCCCCACGCACAGGATGGCATACCCCCCGGGGCTCTCGTTGAAGACCATCCACTCCGCCACCTCGGTGCCGGTGCCACGACCGATATCCCAGATCGCCTTCAGACCGGCACAGACCTGCACCGAGTACTGATGCTTGCGCCGAGGCTGCGCCCGCTGCGGCGGTGCGGCCCAGCGGTCGCGCAGACGACGCAGCAGCGAAAGCACCTCGACCGGCGTCAGCCCTTCGGGGAGACCGGACGTTTCCGGATCGAGCAACTCGCCGTCGCGCTCAAGCCCGACGACCTCGGCCTCAAGAACCCGCTCCTCCAGCCACGTGATCTGCTCACTGATACGCCGGCAAATCCCTTGCGGACTGAAATAGATGATGTCGCGCCCTGCCTGCGGCTTGTGCCGCGACACCGGAATTGGCGGATTGTCCTGCGCCAGGTCGATCCAGTAGGACGTGGTTTCCGGCTGCAGCGGCTCGGTCGACAGGTCTGCGTCGCACGCTGCCGTATCGAGATAATCGAAGAGCCATTGCAATTCACGCGCAGTGAGGCTCTCGGGCTGGCTCACGGCAATGGTCATCACACGCCGGTACTGCACACACAGTGCAGCCACCCCCGCGTCAGCGCCTGCGCCACCCGCCAGCTGTTCGCGCATGCCGGCCGCAAGCCACAGAACATGTGCATGCTGCCACAAGCCAAACGGGACCACCGCACCAGCCATGCTGCCAAGAATGCAGGCCTCGCCGATGAGTTCGAGCGCCTGCGTACTCAGATCCACCAGTTCCTGCCTGCGTGCCCACAGCCAGCGCCGCTGCAACTCCGCCGCCAGCACGCGGTAGTGATCGGAAATGGCAATCAGACTATCGATCAGCGCCATTGCGGGACGATGAACATCCCGGCTCAGTGGCAGGCTTGCGGTCAGCAGGCGCGGCCGGAAACGTCCGCAGATGTCTTTTGCGCGTGTCCGCAGCAGCGCGAGCAATTCCTCGCGCTGCGCCACCGTGAGCGTACTGTCGCCCGCCACGGGTTCGTGATGACGCAGTGCGGCGAGGTCGGCAACCGGGTCGTCATCCGGCTCGCCGTTCAGCCAGGCCAGCGCGGCTTCATGGATTGCGGAGGGTTGATCGGGCTCTGACATCGACTGTCGCTATGGGTTATGTGGCCTACCATTCTATTCAACTTTGGAACAGTGCACCGCCCTGTACACAGAGGACGAGCACATCGCGCCCGCAACCGAATCCGGGAAAGCCTGAAAAACATACAAGCACCTTGCCGAATAACGCTATCTGCCCTACAATCGTGCGCTTTTCGTCTCTACCGATCTCAGGATACTCAGATGGTCGTCATTCGCCTTGCCCGTGGTGGCGCCAAAAAGCGCCCGTTCTACAACATCGTTGCTGCCGATTCGCGTAACCGTCGTGACGGTCGCTTTATCGAGCGCGTCGGTTTCTACAATCCGGTTGCCTCCGGCGCCGAAAACGCGCTGGTCATCAATACCGAGCGCCTGGCCTACTGGGAGCAAAACGGCGCCCAGCTTTCCCCGACGGTTGCCCGTCTGGTGAAGCAGTCCGCCAAGGCTGCCTGATTTTCAGGAAGCTTAAAGCATGATCGTACTGGGGCGCATTGTCGCCCCTTTCGGCGTTCAGGGCTGGCTCAAGATCCACCCTTTCGGTGATGATCCGCTTACGTGGCGGAACATGCCGAACTGGTGGGTTTCGAACGATCCCGACGCCCCTGCAGAAGCATGGTCGCAGCGCGAATTGCGCGGCTGCCGTGCCCATGGCAAGGGGCTGGTTGCGACGCTCGAAGGCGTACCCGACCGCAACGCTGCAGAAGCCATCGAAGGCTGGTACATCGGCGCGCCCCGCGAGGCCCTGCCGAAGCCTGCCGCCGATGAATACTACTGGGGCGACCTGGTCGGTCTGGAAGTGAGCAATGAAGCCGGCGAGGCCCTGGGCACCGTCAGCGGACTGATCTCTACCGGCGCACACGACGTGCTGCAGATTCAGGACGGAGACACCGAACGGCTCGTGCCCTTTGTTGCCGCCTATGTCCTTGATGTAGACCTGGCAGGCCGGACAATCCGGGTTGCCTGGGAAAAAGATTGGTGATTCAGGCATACGGCGATCCGCGCCGCTATGACGTGATCACCCTGTTCCCGGAAATGTTCGCAGCCCTCACCGGCAGCGGCATTACCCGTCGGGCACTGGACCGCGATCTCTACCGGATCGCCTTTCACAGCCCGCGCGATTTCGCCACCGACGCACATCGCACGGTGGACGACAGGCCTTATGGCGGCGGCCCGGGAATGGTCATGATGCCCTCTCCTCTGGAGCAGAGCATCGCACGGGCCCGGCAACAGCAGCGGGACGCGGTGGGCAGTGCCGGACCGGTGATCTATCTTTCACCGCAAGGCCGCACGCTGCAGCACGAACGGGTGATGGAACTGGCTCAGGCGCCAGGCCTGATCCTGCTGTGCGGGCGCTATGAAGGAGTCGATCAGCGTGTGATCGACCGTTGCGTGGATGAAGAAGTCTCGCTTGGCGACTTCGTCCTCTCGGGCGGCGAACTGCCTGCGATGGTGCTGCTCGATGCCATCGTGCGACAACTGCCCGGCGCACTGAACGATGCCGATTCGGCGGTGGAGGACTCCTTCGCCGATGGCTTGCTGGACTGTCCGCACTATACGCGGCCGGAAGTATATGAGAATGAACGGGTGCCGGACGTACTGTTGTCCGGCAACCATGCCTTGATCCGCCGCTGGCGCTTGAAGCAGTCACTCGGACGCACCTGGTTGCGTCGCCCGGAACTGCTCGCCGACAGGGTGATGAACAAGGAAGAATTGCGCCTGCTTGAGGAATTCAAGCGGGAGCAAGCTGAAGCGAAGGACGGCACCGCCGACTGACGCTTCGATGACAAACCGCATGCATCAGGTGGCGACCTGCTCTGCATGTCAGGCCAAAGGCCATTAGACGAGATGGAGTCAAACACATGAACCTGATTCAGCAACTCGAACAGGAAGAAGTCGCCCGCCTTTCCGAAGGCAAGACTTTCCCCTCATTTGCCCCGGGTGACACCGTGGTCGTGCAGGTAAAGGTCAAGGAAGGTACGCGCGAGCGCCTTCAGGCTTATGAAGGCGTCGTGATCGCAAAGCGTAACCGCGGCCTCAACTCTGCCTTCATCGTCCGCAAGATCTCCTCCGGCGAGGGTGTCGAGCGTACGTTCCAGACCTACTCCCCGCTGGTCGCCTCTATCGAGGTGAAGCGCCGCGGTGACGTACGTCGTGCCAAGCTGTACTACCTGCGCCAGCGCTCGGGCAAGTCGGCACGGATCAAGGAAAAGCTGGACTACAAGTCGGCGGCAGCAAAGAAGCAGCAAGGCTGATTACCAGTCTCGGAATCGCAAAAAACGGACCCTCGGGTCCGTTTTTTTATGTCTGTGCAGCGCGTCCGGCGGGTCTTTTCAACTCCGCAAGCCGGCGCACACCGCCCGCTTGTGCGCAACTCCTTGCCACCGAGCCCCGACGAGAACCCGAAGGCGTCAGCGGCGCTCGACCATATAGAGCATCACTGCCGCAGCAAGCAGGAACAGCATGCTCGGAGTCAGTGCGGCCATCGCCGGCGACCAGGCGTTGATAACGCCGAGATTGGAGAACAGCCCGTTGAGAAGATGAAAGCCGACACCGAGCATCACGCCGAGGAACACCTTGACGCTGACGCCGCCCATACGGTCATGGGTGAAGGCGAAAGGCAGCGCCAGCGCAATCATCACCAGCGCCGCAAACGGATAGATCAGTTTCTTCCACAGCGCGATTTCGTAACGCTCGGCACTTTGCTGGTTATCGCGCAGGTGACGGATGAAGGCCCACAGGTTGCCGACCGACATGCGCTCCGGGACCACCATCAGCACACTGAGCACCTCCGGCGTCAGCTCCGAGTGCCAGATGAATTCGGGCAGGGTTTCAACATCGGTACGGTCAGCATGAAAGTTGGTCTGCACCACGCCGGTGAGGCGCCAGAATCCGTCCTGAGTGTACTCACCCCGCTCCGCCTCGCTGATCGAAGCCAGCGCGGTATTGTCGTCGAAGGTATAGATGCGCACCTTCTCCATCGTGCGATCGGGCTGCAGCGTGCGTACATTGACCACGAGCCGCCCATCCTTGACCCACAAGCCCGAGCGCAGTTGCTGCGACACCGTCGAGTTGGTCGCCGTCAGCCGCCACTGCTGGGCGGCACTCTCGGCGGGCGGCGCAATGTACTCTCCGAAAACGAAGGTCAGCACGACGAATACGCTTCCGATCAGCCCCAGCACCCGCAGCATCCGCCAGGTCGACAAGCCCGACGCACGCATCACCGTGATTTCCGAATGGCGGGCAAGCGTGGTCAGCGCATAGAGAGACCCGATCAGCACCGCCACCGGGAGCAGCTCATACACCCGCCCGGGAAGAATCATCGCCACATAGATCATGGCGTGATGGAGCATGTAGCCGTCCTTGCCGACGCTATCGAGCTCGTTTACGAAATCGAAAAAGGCGAACAGGCCGAGAAAGGCAACCAGCACCATCGCCGTGGCGCCATAGATCTCGCGCGCCAGGTATCGGGTCAGAATCCTGCTCATGAGCGCGACCGCCAGAAAGGAGTCACCACCATCCGGCGGTAGAACATGAATGCCAC from Parazoarcus communis encodes the following:
- a CDS encoding ferric reductase-like transmembrane domain-containing protein — encoded protein: MKRVLLPFLCAVTLAWFGALLVETAPAGTALPWAFRQQALYLTGLWSFTLMSLIMVLATRPTWLEAPLGGMDRIYRIHKWAGILAVLFAAAHWLIEMADDVIKALFGREGRIPGNHDGGFVALMQDVGEDLGEWAIYALLAMLLITLWRKFPYHLWRYLHHVMPVLYLMLAIHVAFLAPTVWWSQPVGWMLAVLITVGVAASVVSLTGRIGRRRRVAGTIESVHATADGICELDCLLDPQWKGHRAGQFAFVTFDAIEGAHPFTIASADRGDHHVHFKIKALGDYTRGLERKLRAGQPVQVEGPYGRFDFRRASRKAAQIWIAGGIGVTPFIAWLESLQDAPGSAPEVDLYYSTRCRDDDPFVSRLESLCAGLASVRLHVVSTDRDPVLNAELLQRQHGSAKRTELWFCGPRAFGEALRTGVIRLGMRGVRFHQEAFEMR
- a CDS encoding 2-isopropylmalate synthase; protein product: MKDALIIFDTTLRDGEQSPGASMTRDEKLRIARQLERMRVDVIEAGFAAASNGDFEAVRTIAEAIKESTVCSLARANENDIRRSGEAIRPAARGRIHTFIATSPIHMEKKLRMTPDQVVEQAVKAIGWAREYTDDVEFSAEDAGRSEIDFLVRIFDEVIKAGAKTINVPDTVGYNVPEQYAATIRTLIERVPNSDKVIWSVHCHNDLGLAVSNSLAAVMAGARQVECTINGLGERAGNASLEEIVMAVRTRADVFPVESRIDTTQIVPASRLVSQITGYPVQPNKAIVGANAFAHESGIHQDGVLKHRETYEIMRAEDVGWGANKLVLGKHSGRNAFRARLLELGIEIGSEEQLNLAFARFKELADKKHEIFDQDLHALASDEAITPEFEHYRLVSTRFHSETGETPLAEITLTAGGRETHSKSSGSGPVDAAFKAIESVAASGTELLLYSVNAITTGTDAQGEVTVRLARDGRIVNGQGSDTDIIVASAKAYLNALNKLHAGSEKLNPQV
- a CDS encoding DUF2069 domain-containing protein, with product MSPRLLSLISSVTLLSLIALCVLWEVWLAPLRPGGSWMMLKVLPLMLAVFGILRGKRYTYQWMSMLVLLYLTEGVLRTNDAGLSGTLAYIEVALSIVLFLSTMFYARNTAPSRQPQD
- the wrbA gene encoding NAD(P)H:quinone oxidoreductase; the protein is MQEILVLYYSHRGSVRALAEQIVRGIHQVPGVAARVRTVPKVSAVCEAVEADIPADGPPYVEARDLEECIGLALGSPTRFGNMAAPVKYFVDGLAGAWVNGTLAGKPACVFSSSASQHGGQESTLLSMMLPLMHHGMVLVGLPYTEPALNATRSGGTPYGVTHVAGADGFSQLSEEEIVLAQAQGRRLAEIALKLGGAR
- a CDS encoding YihY family inner membrane protein gives rise to the protein MSLQSLRDFAELFSARFNATRCPQVASSLAFTTLLALVPLITVTLSVFSNLPGMDQLGISLKIFLLENLLPDRAGKIITTYAIQFSQKAARMTLIGTGLLAVTALMLLATIERVFNHIWGVRKPRPMLLRITVYWFMLTLGPVILGGSVFATGYLVSSSMEWSAHLPWISELSARTLPPLLLGALFSFLYYAVPNHPIRPLHAITGGLSAAVVFFLMQRAFGMFLAQFPTYTLIYGTFAVLPIFLVWLYLSWIVILLGALVTATLPAFLERRLHAPCFPGSDAWAAVSVLLELARAQQAGRTTPFSQLRDHTGLSEPEAETLLGKLGETGWTTRAESGEWVLTQAPERIPLSEVIRRFALDDVAWQAASEGSISALAQRLGHSLRMEGETIASLISAQETGAPDQVPPGQRTDQIG
- the rpsP gene encoding 30S ribosomal protein S16, which produces MVVIRLARGGAKKRPFYNIVAADSRNRRDGRFIERVGFYNPVASGAENALVINTERLAYWEQNGAQLSPTVARLVKQSAKAA
- the rimM gene encoding ribosome maturation factor RimM (Essential for efficient processing of 16S rRNA), whose product is MIVLGRIVAPFGVQGWLKIHPFGDDPLTWRNMPNWWVSNDPDAPAEAWSQRELRGCRAHGKGLVATLEGVPDRNAAEAIEGWYIGAPREALPKPAADEYYWGDLVGLEVSNEAGEALGTVSGLISTGAHDVLQIQDGDTERLVPFVAAYVLDVDLAGRTIRVAWEKDW
- the trmD gene encoding tRNA (guanosine(37)-N1)-methyltransferase TrmD — its product is MFAALTGSGITRRALDRDLYRIAFHSPRDFATDAHRTVDDRPYGGGPGMVMMPSPLEQSIARARQQQRDAVGSAGPVIYLSPQGRTLQHERVMELAQAPGLILLCGRYEGVDQRVIDRCVDEEVSLGDFVLSGGELPAMVLLDAIVRQLPGALNDADSAVEDSFADGLLDCPHYTRPEVYENERVPDVLLSGNHALIRRWRLKQSLGRTWLRRPELLADRVMNKEELRLLEEFKREQAEAKDGTAD
- the rplS gene encoding 50S ribosomal protein L19, with the translated sequence MNLIQQLEQEEVARLSEGKTFPSFAPGDTVVVQVKVKEGTRERLQAYEGVVIAKRNRGLNSAFIVRKISSGEGVERTFQTYSPLVASIEVKRRGDVRRAKLYYLRQRSGKSARIKEKLDYKSAAAKKQQG
- the lptG gene encoding LPS export ABC transporter permease LptG yields the protein MSRILTRYLAREIYGATAMVLVAFLGLFAFFDFVNELDSVGKDGYMLHHAMIYVAMILPGRVYELLPVAVLIGSLYALTTLARHSEITVMRASGLSTWRMLRVLGLIGSVFVVLTFVFGEYIAPPAESAAQQWRLTATNSTVSQQLRSGLWVKDGRLVVNVRTLQPDRTMEKVRIYTFDDNTALASISEAERGEYTQDGFWRLTGVVQTNFHADRTDVETLPEFIWHSELTPEVLSVLMVVPERMSVGNLWAFIRHLRDNQQSAERYEIALWKKLIYPFAALVMIALALPFAFTHDRMGGVSVKVFLGVMLGVGFHLLNGLFSNLGVINAWSPAMAALTPSMLFLLAAAVMLYMVERR